GGTCGAATCGACGCGGGTCATGGCTTCCTCGAAATTGAGGAACAGCGCTTCGTGCGAGGTGTAGAATTCGGTCTCGCGCAGTTGCGGCGTCGTTTCCGACGTCATGCCGCACGCGGCCATGAAGGCGAGCGTTTCGTCGATGCGGGAAGCCAGATCGCGGTAGCGCGCGCCTTCGGCGCTGTCGGCGACGAAGCCCAGGTTCCACTGGTGGACCTTGTGCAGGTCGGCGTAGCCGCCTTGCGCGAACGCGCGCAGCAGATTGAGCGTCGCCGCCGACTGGTTGTAGGCCTGGATCATGCGCTTGGGGTCCGGAACGCGGGCTTCGCGCGTGAATTCCATGCCGTTGACCATGTCGCCGCGATAGGCGGGCAGCGTCACGCCGTCTATGGTCTCGGTCGGCGCCGAGCGCGGCTTGGCGAACTGCCCGGCCAGGCGGCCGACCTTGACCACCGGGCAGGCCGCGCCGAACGTCAGCACGACCGCCATCTGCAACAGCACGCGGAAGGTGTCGCGGATGTTGTTGGGGTGGAATTCGGCGAAGCTTTCGGCGCAGTCGCCGCCCTGGAGCAGGAACGCCCGCCCCGCCTCGACGTTGGCGAGCCGGGCTTTCAGGTTGCGCGCCTCGCCGGCGAAGACGAGCGGCGGGTAGCGCCTGAGCTCGGTCTCGGCCGCTTTCAGCGCCGCCGCGTCCGGGTATTCCGGCGCCTGCTCGATCGGGCGCGCGCGCCACGAATCCGGCTTCCACTCGCTCGCGGTCAGCTTGCCGCTCGTGTTCCGGGTTGATTTGGTCATCTTTTTCGGCCTTTCAGGGGGGCTATATACCCCCCCGGGGACCGAGACGCCACCCCTCCCCCCGCCCGGTCCCGCATCCGGGAGCATCCCGCATGGTAAACGGCCGGCGATTGGCTTATGTAAGGCCCCCATGATCCGCATCAATCTTGCCCTCGGCGGCGGCGGCGCGCGCGGCCTCGCCCACATCGCCATGCTCGAGGCGTTCGACGAGCTCGGCCTCAAACCCCATCGCCTCGCCGGCACCAGCATCGGCGCGGTGGTCGCGGCGCTTTACGCCTCGGGCATTCCGGCCGCCGACATCCGCGCCGACGTCGAGCGGCTGATCGGCCTCGGACCGCGCCGCTTCAAGGACATGTTCGGGAAGGACGAACTCGCGCACTGGTTCAGGTTCGTCGATCTCGAATTCCGGCGCGGCGGATTGTTTCGCGGCAAGCGATTCCAGGCGTTCCTGCGCCATCGCATGCCGGCACGCGATTTCGCGCACCTCAAGATTCCGCTCAAGATCGTCGCCACCGATTTCCACAGCTGGCAGCCGGTGGTGTTCGATTCCGGCGATCTCGCGCTCGCGGTTAAGGCGAGCATGTCGGTGCCGGGCGTGTTCGCGCCGGTGCGCCTCGACGGCCACCTCCTGATCGACGGCGGCGCGGTCGATCCGCTGCCCTACGACCTGTGGCGCGACGAATGCGACATCACCATCGCGATCGAGGCGGCGCCAATGCGCGCGCGCGATCCGCGCAAGAGCCCGCGCATGCTGGATGCCGTTTTCACCACCATCCAGATCATGCAGCGCTCGATCGTCGCCGAAAAGATGAAGCGCAACCCGCCCGATCTCCTGATCCGCCCGAAGATCGCGGGCGTGCGCCTAATGGACTTCCACAAGGCGGAGCATATCTTCGCCGAGGCCGAAACGGAAAAGCAGCGCCTGAAATGCGAGTTGATGCGGCTGATGGAGAGTGCCGGAGCGCGCCATCACGGCCACGCGGCGGAGTGACGGCAACCATTTTCGCCGTCACCCCCGCAGCGGGGGTCCAGAAACAAGCTGGATGCCCGCTTTCGCGGGCATGACACCAAAGATCACTTCCGTTTTTCGCGCATGGTGACGAACTCTTCGGCCGCGGTCGGATGAATGCCGACGGTGGCGTCGAAGTCGCGCTTGGTCGCGCCGCACTTGAGCGCGACGGCGAAGCCCTGCGCGATCTCGGGCGCGTCGGCCCCGACCATGTGCAGGCCGAGCACGCGCTCGCTCGCCCGATCGACCACCAGCTTCATAAATGTCCGTTCGGCTCCCCCGGCCAACGTGTGTTTCAACGGCTTGAACGACGACGTATAGATATCTATCGCGCCCCGCTTGGCGGCTTCGCTTTCCGTCAAGCCGACGGTGCCGACGGGCGGATTGGAAAACACCGCTGTCGGCACGTATTGATAGTCCATCGCCGTCGGGCAGTTCTCGAACAAGGTGCGCACCAGCGCCATCGCTTCGGCCAGCGCCACCGGCGTCAGGTTCATGCGGTCGGTCACGTCGCCGACGGCGAAGATGCCAGCAACCGACGTGCGCGAATAGGCGTCGACCTCAATCGCGCCTTTGGAGGTCAGTTTCACGCCCGCCTCGGCCAAGCCTAGTCTCTCGGTGTTGGGCGCGCGGCCCGTCGCATACAGCACGGCGTCGCACGCGAGGATTTCGCCACCCTTGAGCCGAAGCGCGAGGCCGGCGGCCGTCCTGGTGATGGATTCGACGACACTGGCGCTGCGGATCGCGATGCCCTTGGCGGTCATGGCGGCGGAAAGCGCCGCGCGCACGTCGTCGTCAAAGCCGCGCAATATTTGATCGGCGCGGATGATCACTGTCACCTCGGAGCCGAAGGCGCGGAAAATGCCGGCGAACTCGACCGCGATGTAGCCGCCGCCGACCACCACGACGCGGCCCGGGCGCTGCGGCAAGTCGA
This region of Rhodospirillales bacterium genomic DNA includes:
- a CDS encoding patatin-like phospholipase family protein; translation: MIRINLALGGGGARGLAHIAMLEAFDELGLKPHRLAGTSIGAVVAALYASGIPAADIRADVERLIGLGPRRFKDMFGKDELAHWFRFVDLEFRRGGLFRGKRFQAFLRHRMPARDFAHLKIPLKIVATDFHSWQPVVFDSGDLALAVKASMSVPGVFAPVRLDGHLLIDGGAVDPLPYDLWRDECDITIAIEAAPMRARDPRKSPRMLDAVFTTIQIMQRSIVAEKMKRNPPDLLIRPKIAGVRLMDFHKAEHIFAEAETEKQRLKCELMRLMESAGARHHGHAAE
- the gor gene encoding glutathione-disulfide reductase, whose amino-acid sequence is MSFDVDLFVLGAGSGGVRAARMAARAGAKVAIAENRRVGGTCVMRGCIPKKLLVLGAHYAEDFEDAKGFGWTVGEAVHDWSALIAAKNRELDRLEGVYRKILADNKVELIEATARLKGPDRVEVAGPDGKTRAMTARHTLVATGGRPSLPAIPGIEHAITSDEALDLPQRPGRVVVVGGGYIAVEFAGIFRAFGSEVTVIIRADQILRGFDDDVRAALSAAMTAKGIAIRSASVVESITRTAAGLALRLKGGEILACDAVLYATGRAPNTERLGLAEAGVKLTSKGAIEVDAYSRTSVAGIFAVGDVTDRMNLTPVALAEAMALVRTLFENCPTAMDYQYVPTAVFSNPPVGTVGLTESEAAKRGAIDIYTSSFKPLKHTLAGGAERTFMKLVVDRASERVLGLHMVGADAPEIAQGFAVALKCGATKRDFDATVGIHPTAAEEFVTMREKRK
- a CDS encoding 3-deoxy-7-phosphoheptulonate synthase class II, which produces MTKSTRNTSGKLTASEWKPDSWRARPIEQAPEYPDAAALKAAETELRRYPPLVFAGEARNLKARLANVEAGRAFLLQGGDCAESFAEFHPNNIRDTFRVLLQMAVVLTFGAACPVVKVGRLAGQFAKPRSAPTETIDGVTLPAYRGDMVNGMEFTREARVPDPKRMIQAYNQSAATLNLLRAFAQGGYADLHKVHQWNLGFVADSAEGARYRDLASRIDETLAFMAACGMTSETTPQLRETEFYTSHEALFLNFEEAMTRVDSTSGDWYDTSAHLLWVGDRTRRLDGAHVEFLRGVKNPVAFKAGPTLSPDDMLRLMEALDPANEPGRLTVIARMGADKVERALPPLLRAAKREGRRVVWVCDPMHGNTVKSANGYKTRHVDRILAEVGGFFAVHRAEGTHAGGIHFEMTGQDVTECVGGAQAITEANLSDRYHTHCDPRLNAQQALELAFVIAEALKQERTTGARQAVAAK